From Prochlorococcus sp. MIT 1223, the proteins below share one genomic window:
- a CDS encoding glycosyltransferase family 39 protein gives MKGKCLVKASTNSLLKRSIDQLCFNRSLLKGRVDYICLFAIWCACFLFDAIWIHQNNLPPAWDQGSHLSKAFEINEYLNHVNLFETSWWNDLWAKFPSYRGPFTYLVSSPIFRLFGTTYKNAILTNQIFNGILIFSTYFLGRLIHSRNAGLWAAFLCAISPVFIQQRTDYLIDLSLASIINLTWLCLSLWRFKIFLSKWVSSILSGIFIGISFLTRPTGLIFFWLSSILFLLQFIHSLIRFKTKSILQSLVIILSSLIVAWPWFSENWLTIITSINKARRWGILYQDGLEANSLDGWLFYPKMVPTITGSLFIGLLAAGSLIAIYSRLFIRSNSINFSIDTSKLIWWISFPLGAILLCIFMSTKEIRFVLPILPQFFILIGIIITSIQTNWSTIWKKALIIISISGVFWTYFGIGINTTGLSPNLPAKSVNWPLDQIVETIIINSPYQLSTLAVLSDSKYLNAFNLDAEGKKQDNLVAARQTYYQSESFSDELSNFDWFLFKTGDQGIMSGENERKIAEIVKDSIFFSEERKWFLPDGSYAYLFRRKPLSIEVARSSCSRNNPILNFQNIPGGFQLDITDKARNLIKSHILIDLKDSKRQYNFDQSVAQGMLRFDLKNSNDCFKITQRFNSNSIILENDNFFGSRISLLNPDIYPVSKLLSEGSVEIKATNYSQQRLALNRIELVTNMGSLLRNGELDLLFAKAGQLNQGDPEQVYLENSEAIFNERLRLDENNLDYLYGLAISQILQKKVSLASKSLDLISEIDIDNQYVFLAKAFLDIYQFNPKLALISIDRAEDINNDPNIIDVLKTMRILAKIQSTKFLEAIALIKKT, from the coding sequence ATGAAAGGCAAATGTCTAGTTAAGGCTTCAACTAACTCCCTTTTAAAAAGGTCTATAGATCAATTGTGTTTTAACAGGTCTTTGCTGAAAGGAAGGGTAGATTATATCTGTTTATTTGCTATTTGGTGTGCTTGCTTTTTATTTGATGCCATTTGGATTCATCAGAATAATTTGCCACCAGCTTGGGATCAAGGGAGCCATTTATCTAAGGCCTTTGAAATAAACGAATATCTAAATCACGTTAATTTGTTTGAAACAAGTTGGTGGAATGATCTTTGGGCTAAATTCCCTAGTTATAGAGGACCCTTTACGTATTTAGTGTCTTCTCCGATTTTTAGACTATTTGGAACCACATATAAGAATGCAATTCTAACTAATCAAATTTTTAATGGCATATTAATTTTTAGCACATATTTTTTGGGACGGTTAATTCATAGTAGAAACGCAGGTTTATGGGCAGCATTTCTTTGCGCAATATCTCCTGTTTTTATTCAACAAAGAACTGATTATTTAATTGACTTAAGTCTCGCTTCTATAATTAATTTGACTTGGCTCTGCTTGTCTCTTTGGAGGTTCAAAATATTTCTAAGTAAATGGGTCTCATCTATTTTATCAGGTATCTTTATTGGAATTAGTTTCTTAACAAGGCCTACTGGTCTGATTTTCTTTTGGCTATCTAGCATATTATTTTTACTTCAATTCATTCACTCTTTAATTAGATTCAAGACTAAAAGCATATTACAATCACTTGTTATTATTTTAAGCTCACTAATTGTTGCTTGGCCTTGGTTTTCAGAAAATTGGCTAACGATAATAACTTCAATCAATAAGGCTAGAAGATGGGGCATACTTTATCAAGATGGATTAGAGGCTAATTCATTAGATGGCTGGCTCTTTTATCCAAAGATGGTGCCTACAATAACCGGATCACTTTTTATAGGATTATTAGCTGCTGGTTCTCTAATAGCTATTTATTCTAGGTTATTTATTAGATCTAACTCTATAAATTTTTCTATTGATACATCAAAATTAATATGGTGGATTAGTTTTCCCTTAGGAGCTATTCTCCTTTGCATTTTTATGAGCACAAAAGAGATAAGATTTGTTTTACCTATTCTTCCACAGTTCTTTATTCTAATTGGTATTATTATTACTTCTATCCAAACTAACTGGAGCACTATTTGGAAGAAAGCCCTTATAATTATCTCCATTTCAGGTGTCTTCTGGACTTATTTTGGTATTGGTATAAATACAACTGGTTTATCTCCAAACCTTCCTGCTAAATCTGTTAATTGGCCTTTAGATCAAATAGTTGAAACTATTATCATTAATAGCCCATACCAGCTATCTACATTAGCAGTGCTTTCAGATTCAAAATATTTAAATGCCTTTAATCTAGATGCAGAAGGTAAAAAACAAGATAATCTTGTTGCAGCAAGACAGACTTATTATCAATCAGAATCCTTTAGTGATGAGTTAAGTAATTTTGACTGGTTTCTTTTTAAGACTGGTGATCAAGGGATCATGAGTGGCGAAAATGAGAGAAAAATAGCAGAAATTGTTAAAGATTCAATCTTTTTTTCTGAAGAGAGAAAATGGTTTTTGCCTGATGGAAGTTATGCGTATTTATTTCGACGTAAGCCACTTAGTATTGAGGTTGCTAGATCTAGTTGCTCAAGAAATAATCCTATCTTAAATTTTCAAAATATTCCCGGTGGTTTCCAACTAGATATAACAGACAAGGCAAGAAATTTAATTAAAAGCCATATACTAATCGATTTGAAAGATAGTAAAAGACAATATAATTTTGATCAGTCAGTTGCTCAAGGAATGCTTAGATTTGATCTGAAGAATTCTAATGATTGTTTTAAAATAACCCAAAGGTTCAATTCGAATTCAATTATTCTAGAAAATGATAACTTTTTCGGGTCTAGAATATCACTTTTAAATCCAGATATATATCCTGTCTCTAAACTATTATCGGAAGGCTCAGTTGAAATTAAAGCTACTAATTATTCTCAGCAAAGATTAGCTTTAAATAGAATAGAATTAGTTACAAATATGGGGAGTTTATTGAGGAATGGAGAACTAGACTTATTATTTGCGAAAGCAGGCCAACTAAATCAAGGGGATCCAGAACAGGTATATTTGGAAAACTCTGAAGCGATTTTTAATGAGAGATTAAGACTCGATGAAAATAACTTAGATTATCTGTATGGTCTCGCTATTTCACAGATATTACAGAAAAAAGTTTCCCTTGCTTCTAAGAGCCTAGATTTGATTTCTGAGATTGATATAGATAACCAATACGTATTTTTAGCAAAAGCTTTTCTTGATATTTATCAATTCAATCCTAAATTAGCTCTAATTTCAATTGACCGTGCAGAAGATATTAATAATGATCCAAATATAATAGATGTATTAAAAACTATGAGGATCTTGGCTAAAATTCAAAGCACGAAATTTCTTGAAGCAATAGCTTTAATTAAAAAGACATAA
- a CDS encoding glycosyltransferase, which yields MKKSDQDINFIISCRTLISFQGHDYNYCKSLQQEAKAKGWKVLILANKHLSQEIVNELGAIPFYKVDLGRRFNVPLIKRFLPKKIYKFIYLSWNFLLHNIFTYYDLKQIDKYLEKSKKNIIFFPTMTIVNIFAIIKYLESIAHKFHFKVGFVNHFTSRPNYQLSKFPDNLHKFLYNQINNSIISKRIYLFSDTNKLSDEFSVYTSKKIEVLPIPHVISQKDKEETQNNKSIRVGYMGDARTSKGFDLLPDVIEIYSNRNQGFDIQFLLQCSIRVRMENKVLEAINLLDSKPNVTLFRNSLSPIDYENLLNSIDIFLLPYSRNRYHSQTSGIFCEARSLGKCFVVPNGTWMSDEIEEFGGGYIFNSHTSESIEAALSRAIKNKCKLSEDSQRRSIDWKRYHNSENYFKVLSESLINHGDIF from the coding sequence ATGAAAAAATCAGATCAGGATATAAATTTTATAATATCGTGTAGGACACTAATCTCATTCCAAGGTCATGATTATAATTATTGCAAATCACTTCAACAAGAAGCAAAAGCAAAAGGTTGGAAAGTTCTAATACTAGCTAATAAGCACTTGAGTCAAGAAATAGTAAACGAATTAGGAGCAATTCCTTTTTACAAAGTTGATTTAGGCAGAAGATTTAATGTTCCACTAATAAAAAGATTCCTTCCAAAGAAAATATATAAGTTTATTTATCTATCATGGAATTTCTTGCTGCATAATATTTTCACCTACTATGACCTTAAGCAAATAGATAAATATCTTGAAAAGTCCAAAAAAAATATTATCTTCTTTCCTACGATGACAATAGTTAACATCTTCGCGATAATAAAGTATTTGGAATCTATTGCGCATAAATTCCACTTTAAGGTTGGTTTCGTTAATCATTTTACTTCTAGACCAAATTATCAATTAAGCAAATTTCCTGATAACTTACATAAATTTTTATATAATCAAATTAATAATAGTATTATATCCAAAAGAATTTATCTTTTTTCTGATACCAATAAACTGTCTGATGAATTTTCTGTTTACACTTCTAAAAAAATTGAGGTCTTACCAATACCACATGTAATAAGTCAAAAAGATAAAGAAGAGACACAAAATAATAAAAGCATAAGAGTTGGATATATGGGAGATGCAAGGACCTCTAAAGGGTTTGACTTGTTGCCCGATGTTATCGAAATTTACAGCAATAGGAATCAAGGTTTTGATATACAGTTTCTTCTACAATGTTCAATTAGGGTAAGAATGGAGAATAAGGTTTTAGAGGCTATCAATCTATTAGATTCAAAACCTAATGTAACTTTATTTAGAAACTCTCTTTCTCCTATTGATTATGAGAATTTATTGAATTCAATTGATATTTTCCTTCTTCCATACAGTAGGAATCGATATCATAGTCAAACCTCAGGTATATTTTGTGAAGCAAGGTCTCTCGGCAAGTGTTTTGTTGTCCCTAATGGTACATGGATGTCAGATGAGATCGAAGAGTTTGGTGGTGGTTATATATTTAATTCTCACACCTCGGAGTCAATAGAAGCAGCACTAAGTAGAGCTATAAAAAACAAGTGCAAATTATCTGAAGATTCGCAGAGAAGATCTATTGATTGGAAGAGATATCATAACTCAGAAAACTATTTTAAGGTTCTATCAGAATCTTTAATTAACCATGGTGATATATTTTAA
- a CDS encoding NAD-dependent epimerase/dehydratase family protein translates to MNIFITGGSGFLGRHLIRSLKREQGDNQITSPNSSECNLTIKDSLNDYSFIKYDRIYHLAAWTQAGDFCLKHPGEQWLINQLINTHVLDWWKQKQPQAKLIFMGTSCSYDPLLELKEENYMKGIPTTSLYTYALTKRMLLAGANALHLQYNMNYSCYIPSTLYGGDYHNDGRQMHFIFDLIRKIYNSKVTKEKALLWGDGSQRRELVHVDDFLNAMYNTADKVNNDLLNIGAGMDYSIQEFAQSICEYLECPEELIDYDTSRYVGAKSKLLDINKLKNMYKEYSPRSLKEGLKDSIDWYKNSKSNK, encoded by the coding sequence GTGAATATATTTATTACAGGTGGTTCAGGATTTTTAGGAAGGCACCTAATACGTTCCCTAAAAAGAGAGCAAGGGGATAACCAAATAACTAGTCCAAATAGTTCCGAATGTAATCTAACGATTAAGGATTCATTAAATGACTACAGTTTTATAAAATACGATAGAATATATCACTTGGCTGCATGGACTCAAGCTGGAGATTTCTGCTTAAAACATCCAGGGGAACAATGGTTAATTAATCAATTAATAAATACACATGTTCTGGATTGGTGGAAGCAAAAACAACCACAAGCAAAGTTAATATTTATGGGAACTAGTTGCTCATATGATCCACTATTGGAATTAAAAGAAGAGAATTATATGAAAGGGATCCCAACCACAAGCTTATATACATATGCTCTAACAAAAAGAATGCTACTCGCTGGAGCTAATGCTCTTCACCTTCAATATAATATGAACTACTCTTGCTATATTCCTTCAACTCTTTATGGTGGGGATTATCATAATGATGGAAGGCAGATGCACTTCATTTTTGATTTAATAAGGAAAATATATAATTCTAAAGTAACTAAAGAAAAGGCATTATTGTGGGGAGATGGAAGTCAAAGACGTGAATTAGTTCATGTAGATGACTTCTTAAATGCTATGTATAATACTGCTGACAAAGTAAATAATGACTTACTAAATATAGGAGCCGGTATGGATTACTCGATACAAGAATTTGCTCAGAGTATATGTGAATATTTAGAATGTCCAGAAGAACTAATAGACTATGATACATCAAGATATGTCGGTGCAAAAAGCAAACTTTTAGATATAAATAAACTTAAAAATATGTATAAGGAGTATTCACCAAGGTCTCTAAAAGAAGGGCTAAAAGATTCAATTGATTGGTACAAAAATAGTAAAAGCAATAAATAG
- a CDS encoding class I SAM-dependent methyltransferase, producing the protein MLSCRVCGGNDLDLCIDLGLQPWCNNFLKREEIGSEPKYPLRVFYCNKCSTTQLDYTVKKEIMFGDHTYLSGITKSLSSHFKNIANITINNYFDSANKSAINVLDIGSNDGTQLKHFMDIGCNVLGVESSKTTSEIAKSNGIPTINKFFNKELAESIDGKFEIINAAGVFFHLEELHSVTEGIKHLLSEEGIFIVQFLYMKSIVDNIAFDQIYHEHLLYYNLKSISYLLELHGLEIFDAFLSPIHGGSMIAFVTHKNTKEKTYRLMKLIKQEEESNINKKSTYLDFSRKISDLRVRDLEYLGKAIEQGKKIYGFGAPVKGNTLLNYFNLGTETLQCLVEKNKLRKGLYSPGMHIPIVIEDELEDLPDIYYVLAWNFKKEILERNSSLIDSGIEFYFPINPSIFK; encoded by the coding sequence ATGCTTTCATGTAGAGTATGTGGTGGTAATGATTTAGATCTATGCATAGATCTAGGATTACAGCCTTGGTGCAATAACTTTTTAAAGAGAGAAGAAATTGGTTCCGAGCCAAAGTATCCTCTAAGGGTATTTTATTGCAATAAATGTAGCACTACTCAATTAGACTATACGGTGAAGAAGGAAATAATGTTTGGTGATCATACATATCTATCAGGAATAACAAAATCACTTTCATCACACTTTAAAAATATCGCAAATATCACAATAAATAATTACTTTGATTCAGCTAATAAAAGTGCCATTAATGTTCTAGATATTGGCTCTAATGATGGAACACAATTAAAGCACTTCATGGATATAGGATGCAATGTGCTGGGAGTAGAGTCCTCTAAAACAACCTCTGAAATTGCTAAATCAAATGGCATACCAACGATAAATAAATTCTTCAATAAGGAATTAGCTGAATCAATTGACGGAAAATTCGAGATTATAAATGCAGCTGGTGTATTCTTCCATTTAGAAGAACTCCATTCAGTTACTGAAGGTATAAAACATCTTTTGTCTGAAGAAGGAATTTTCATAGTTCAATTCTTATATATGAAATCTATCGTAGATAATATTGCATTTGATCAGATTTATCACGAACATCTTCTATATTATAATCTCAAGTCGATTTCCTACCTTCTTGAATTACATGGACTGGAAATATTTGACGCATTTCTTTCCCCAATTCACGGGGGGTCGATGATAGCTTTTGTTACACATAAGAATACAAAGGAAAAGACTTATAGATTAATGAAGTTAATAAAACAAGAAGAGGAAAGTAATATAAATAAGAAAAGCACCTATTTGGATTTCTCTAGAAAGATATCGGATCTTAGGGTTCGTGATCTTGAATACCTTGGGAAAGCAATAGAGCAAGGTAAGAAGATCTATGGATTTGGAGCACCCGTAAAAGGCAATACACTGCTAAATTATTTCAACCTTGGAACTGAGACGTTGCAATGTCTTGTCGAGAAGAACAAATTACGTAAGGGACTCTATAGTCCCGGTATGCATATACCAATTGTAATAGAAGATGAGTTAGAGGATTTACCAGATATTTATTATGTATTAGCCTGGAATTTTAAAAAAGAAATACTTGAACGTAATTCAAGTCTCATCGATTCTGGAATAGAATTCTACTTTCCAATTAATCCAAGTATTTTTAAGTGA
- a CDS encoding FAD-dependent oxidoreductase — translation MLSFSELNDKVLIIGAGMVGLSIANQLVDRKISSNIVLIEKEDLLGLHSSGRNSGVLHAGIYYKPGSLKAKVCISGAKRLKKWIVQRGLPISNCGKLIVPQKKS, via the coding sequence ATGTTATCATTTAGTGAGTTGAATGATAAAGTATTGATAATTGGAGCAGGAATGGTAGGTTTGTCGATTGCTAATCAGCTTGTAGATAGAAAAATTTCCAGCAATATTGTCTTAATAGAAAAAGAAGATTTACTTGGTCTCCACAGTTCTGGAAGAAATAGCGGTGTTTTACATGCGGGTATTTATTACAAGCCAGGATCGTTAAAGGCGAAGGTTTGTATCAGTGGAGCTAAGCGATTAAAAAAATGGATCGTTCAGCGAGGCTTGCCAATATCAAATTGTGGGAAATTAATCGTTCCACAAAAAAAGAGTTAG
- a CDS encoding NAD(P)/FAD-dependent oxidoreductase encodes MDRSARLANIKLWEINRSTKKELDYMIDVLYERGLENGADVSILGKSAISQIAPIARSSTGRGLWSPGTSVTQPKIVIKKLEEELSCKGVKVIKGANIINVDEDNKFLDIMSKGELFRIRYIHLYNCTGLHSDRIAKLFNVGKEYLLLPFKGLYWRVKKSSNISLSTNLYPVPDLNVPFLGVHFTPSAELDPTIHIGPTAIPALGRENYEKFKGIEPFMTFRNFTILANQYINNKNGFRNYARDQAFLSLRPLLMEQIKLIIPEIDINDIEKSNKVGIRAQLFNKKKNEIVDDFLYVNSGSSTHILNAISPAFTASFSLADLIIDETINIYT; translated from the coding sequence ATGGATCGTTCAGCGAGGCTTGCCAATATCAAATTGTGGGAAATTAATCGTTCCACAAAAAAAGAGTTAGACTATATGATCGATGTACTTTATGAAAGAGGTTTAGAGAATGGTGCAGATGTAAGTATTTTAGGGAAATCAGCAATAAGTCAAATAGCACCAATAGCTAGATCTTCAACTGGTAGAGGTTTATGGAGCCCAGGGACATCTGTTACTCAGCCAAAGATTGTCATAAAAAAGCTAGAGGAAGAATTATCTTGTAAGGGTGTAAAAGTAATTAAGGGTGCAAATATCATTAATGTCGATGAGGATAATAAATTTTTAGATATAATGTCTAAAGGAGAATTATTTAGAATTAGATATATACATTTATATAATTGTACTGGATTGCATTCCGATAGAATCGCAAAATTATTTAACGTAGGCAAAGAATACCTTTTACTACCATTTAAAGGACTATATTGGAGAGTTAAAAAATCATCAAATATTTCTCTTTCAACTAACCTTTACCCAGTCCCTGATTTAAATGTACCTTTCTTGGGTGTGCATTTTACTCCCAGTGCAGAATTGGATCCAACTATACATATAGGTCCAACTGCAATTCCAGCGTTAGGTAGGGAAAATTATGAAAAATTCAAAGGAATCGAGCCTTTTATGACCTTTAGGAATTTTACTATTCTTGCCAATCAATATATAAATAATAAAAATGGCTTTAGAAATTATGCACGAGATCAAGCTTTTCTATCACTACGCCCACTATTAATGGAACAAATTAAGCTTATCATTCCTGAAATAGATATTAATGATATAGAAAAAAGTAACAAGGTAGGAATCAGAGCACAATTATTTAACAAGAAGAAAAATGAAATTGTGGATGATTTTCTCTATGTCAATTCTGGTTCAAGTACACATATATTAAATGCAATTTCTCCTGCTTTTACAGCTAGTTTTTCTTTAGCTGATTTGATTATTGATGAGACAATTAACATCTATACTTAG
- a CDS encoding HAD family hydrolase, with protein sequence MHKQIFSNNNLTKAPAIYLDRDGTINEEIGYLHKISDWEWCEGALESIVSISKSRYKIVVITNQAGIARGYYSKKEVFYLHTWLHKQISMNLGRLDAVYFCPHHPDYGYIKDCQCRKPGTGMILEAARDLNIDLNQSWLIGDKASDVEAGSKAGLQTILLPDSTNCNQFTNENFSNYRKSNIKSAIDFILSKDI encoded by the coding sequence TTGCATAAACAAATTTTCTCTAATAATAATCTCACAAAGGCTCCAGCTATATACCTAGACAGAGATGGAACTATTAATGAAGAAATAGGATACTTGCACAAGATAAGTGATTGGGAATGGTGCGAAGGTGCTCTTGAAAGTATAGTTTCGATAAGCAAGTCACGATATAAAATAGTAGTAATAACTAATCAAGCAGGTATAGCTAGAGGTTATTACTCAAAAAAAGAAGTATTTTACTTACACACATGGTTACACAAACAAATATCAATGAATTTAGGTAGGCTGGATGCAGTTTACTTTTGTCCTCATCATCCAGATTATGGATACATAAAAGATTGTCAATGTAGGAAACCTGGTACTGGAATGATTCTTGAAGCAGCGAGAGATCTGAATATAGATTTAAATCAGTCCTGGCTAATAGGAGATAAAGCTAGCGATGTAGAAGCAGGTAGTAAAGCAGGTTTACAAACTATCTTATTACCTGATAGCACTAATTGTAATCAGTTCACAAATGAAAATTTTTCAAATTACAGAAAGAGCAATATAAAATCAGCAATAGATTTTATATTGTCAAAGGATATATAG
- a CDS encoding NAD-dependent epimerase/dehydratase, whose protein sequence is MINILVTGGAGYLGSIVVPDLLSKGYKVTVLDNFMYRQSGLAHLCTNKNLHIIRGDVRDEGLINKLIREHDVIFPLAALVGAPICAQDPYNAESVNHDSILNLFKNVHESQIIIMPTTNSAYGTGDENNFCTEESKLRPISKYAIDKVKIEEKLLEHENSISFRLATVFGMSPRMRIDLLVNDFVYRAVNDRAVVLFESSFKRNYIHIRDVSRVFLHGLENISKMKGQIYNVGLSEANLSKLELCKRIKEKVTEFEIIEAKIGKDPDQRNYIVSNEKIESTGYLPVHSLEEGIEELIKGYQMIKVSEYKNV, encoded by the coding sequence ATGATTAATATTCTAGTAACAGGTGGTGCAGGTTACCTTGGTTCAATAGTTGTACCTGATCTATTAAGCAAAGGGTACAAAGTCACTGTTTTAGATAATTTCATGTACCGTCAATCTGGCTTGGCTCATCTATGTACCAACAAAAATCTACATATAATTAGAGGTGATGTTAGGGATGAAGGCCTAATTAATAAACTAATAAGAGAACATGACGTGATATTTCCTCTTGCTGCTTTAGTTGGAGCTCCTATTTGTGCACAAGATCCTTATAACGCCGAAAGTGTTAATCATGATTCTATTCTTAATTTATTTAAGAATGTTCATGAGAGTCAAATTATTATTATGCCTACTACAAATAGTGCATATGGCACAGGTGATGAAAATAATTTCTGCACAGAAGAATCTAAGCTCCGTCCGATTTCTAAATATGCCATAGATAAAGTGAAGATCGAAGAAAAGCTTCTAGAGCATGAAAATTCAATTAGTTTTAGGTTAGCCACAGTATTTGGCATGTCTCCTAGAATGAGAATTGATTTATTAGTAAATGACTTTGTATATAGAGCCGTTAATGATAGAGCGGTTGTTTTATTTGAAAGTTCATTTAAAAGAAATTATATTCATATAAGAGATGTAAGTAGAGTCTTTCTTCATGGACTTGAAAATATCTCTAAAATGAAAGGGCAAATATACAATGTCGGTTTATCTGAAGCTAATCTATCAAAGTTGGAGCTTTGCAAAAGAATTAAAGAAAAGGTTACTGAGTTTGAAATTATTGAAGCAAAAATTGGTAAGGATCCAGATCAAAGAAATTATATTGTAAGCAATGAAAAAATAGAATCTACAGGTTATTTACCTGTTCATTCACTTGAGGAAGGAATTGAAGAACTTATTAAGGGATATCAGATGATAAAAGTTTCTGAGTATAAAAATGTTTAA
- a CDS encoding sugar phosphate nucleotidyltransferase has protein sequence MILCGGLGKRLREVVYDVPKPMAKVGGKPFLSYLISSWIDKGVGTFVLSTGYLSKRIKDYFGDNYQGAVIKYVEEDEPLGTGGAIKKSLESFKFKSENIIILNGDTWNNIDLQKLYSDFCKSNKSITVSIKEIVINNRYGSIRLDNNRNIIEFDEEEGGRIINTGCYLISKSKILENLILFNGKFSFEKDFLPILAEKKMLSASWQDHDFIDIGIPSDYYRFIKDLDRFIK, from the coding sequence ATGATTCTTTGTGGAGGGCTAGGAAAACGCCTAAGGGAAGTCGTATACGATGTTCCCAAGCCTATGGCAAAGGTGGGTGGCAAGCCTTTTTTGTCTTATTTAATTAGCTCTTGGATAGACAAAGGTGTTGGCACATTCGTCCTATCGACGGGTTACTTGTCTAAGAGAATCAAAGATTACTTTGGGGATAATTACCAAGGGGCAGTAATCAAATATGTAGAAGAAGATGAACCACTCGGAACTGGTGGGGCGATCAAGAAATCACTCGAATCATTCAAGTTCAAATCAGAAAATATAATTATCCTTAATGGAGATACATGGAATAATATTGATCTTCAAAAGCTCTACTCTGATTTCTGTAAATCCAATAAATCAATAACTGTTTCTATAAAAGAAATTGTAATAAATAATCGTTATGGATCAATAAGATTGGATAATAATAGAAATATCATTGAATTTGATGAAGAAGAAGGTGGAAGGATTATTAATACAGGATGTTATTTAATAAGCAAGTCTAAGATTTTAGAAAATCTTATTTTATTCAATGGTAAGTTTTCCTTTGAGAAAGATTTCCTTCCCATTTTAGCCGAAAAGAAAATGCTAAGTGCTAGTTGGCAAGATCATGACTTTATTGATATTGGAATCCCTAGTGATTATTATAGATTTATTAAAGATTTAGATAGATTTATAAAATGA
- a CDS encoding YdcF family protein has product MSYFFSKFLPLFLLPLGLALLLLLLSNRRKNSFKIYTAILILWTFSTGVVANGLWILLEFPWQRLNANQVPSSDAIVVLSGSGINQSPGSNKIIEWADPDRFFAGIDLFKERKASKLLFTGGLSPFRRNLPTEGAFYRKKAIELGIPASDIWVSPIVSNTVQEALAIANLLNPQDREYQPQILLVTSAYHMNRAKWIFERQGLKVNAFPVDFQSRKLSRILGNPLNWAPNASMLGKSSSALREIMGRIIYQIFY; this is encoded by the coding sequence ATGAGTTACTTCTTTAGCAAATTTCTTCCTCTTTTCCTTTTGCCTTTAGGTCTAGCTCTTTTGCTTTTGCTACTTTCTAATCGAAGGAAAAATTCATTTAAAATATATACGGCAATATTAATTTTATGGACTTTTAGCACAGGTGTTGTTGCTAATGGATTGTGGATACTCCTTGAATTTCCATGGCAAAGATTAAATGCTAATCAAGTCCCCTCTTCAGACGCTATTGTCGTTTTAAGTGGTTCTGGAATAAATCAATCGCCTGGTAGTAATAAAATTATTGAATGGGCAGATCCAGATAGATTCTTTGCCGGAATAGATCTTTTTAAGGAGCGTAAAGCTTCAAAGTTACTTTTTACAGGGGGATTATCGCCTTTCAGGAGAAATCTTCCAACCGAAGGGGCTTTTTATCGTAAAAAAGCCATTGAACTTGGAATCCCTGCTAGCGATATATGGGTTTCACCAATTGTTAGTAATACAGTTCAGGAAGCTCTCGCAATAGCCAATTTGCTTAATCCTCAAGACAGGGAATATCAACCGCAAATATTATTGGTGACAAGTGCTTATCATATGAATCGAGCAAAATGGATATTTGAGCGTCAAGGGCTAAAAGTCAATGCTTTTCCAGTTGATTTTCAATCTAGAAAGCTTTCTAGAATCCTTGGAAATCCTTTAAATTGGGCCCCTAATGCTTCAATGCTTGGAAAAAGTTCTTCTGCTCTTCGTGAAATTATGGGGAGGATCATTTATCAGATCTTTTATTGA
- a CDS encoding photosystem I reaction center subunit XII, with amino-acid sequence MQQLIFFAERMPSDLSKVDFSSGFNLQGPDLAGISLLLVTFAGVLALRLGTSLRDT; translated from the coding sequence ATGCAGCAACTCATATTTTTTGCAGAACGCATGCCTTCTGACTTATCTAAGGTGGATTTCTCTTCTGGGTTTAATCTCCAGGGCCCTGACTTGGCTGGCATTTCTCTTCTGCTAGTTACTTTTGCAGGTGTTCTAGCCTTGAGATTGGGTACATCCCTTAGAGATACCTAG
- a CDS encoding high light inducible protein, giving the protein MFATEVQMQMEDSYSNYPEEAEKANGRWAMIGFIALLGAYVSTGQVIPGIF; this is encoded by the coding sequence ATGTTCGCGACAGAAGTTCAGATGCAAATGGAAGACTCTTATTCCAATTACCCAGAAGAGGCCGAGAAGGCAAATGGTCGCTGGGCAATGATTGGGTTTATTGCATTATTAGGAGCATATGTTTCCACTGGTCAAGTTATACCAGGTATCTTTTAA